The Triticum aestivum cultivar Chinese Spring chromosome 3A, IWGSC CS RefSeq v2.1, whole genome shotgun sequence genome includes a region encoding these proteins:
- the LOC123061806 gene encoding uncharacterized protein gives MEFEADGARWPEQRGGAAEAPPPPQERGEVPSPRFDSSRALRLLTELDSNVTEDLVVLMPNLLSFLKHDDPAVVKQSIASGTNLFAAVLEEMALQVNECGRVDAWLEEMWAWMNQFKDAVCVMMREPVPIASKLLAVKFIETWILCLTPQSNSDRMQPIEGKNRRFDASRLAKFHPSLDPVVLEADANRTFIILVDIVQSAYAHRGSFLVGTINSLAAIGKSRPVYYDRALSVLFGFDPNLETSKGAHSGSLKYSLKTAFLGFLRSPCQAMLESKDVLVRRLRALSPGEATEQIIRQAEKMSRNIERACRTNKDEHPTWEMSYGDVNRKNSTGRSSDTLAMAEGMAKRARFDSSAASNPLVQGIPDYSDMQIENDANMGHSSDPSLLSTDVSPVEKMIEMIGALLAEGERGAESLGILISSVESDVMADIVIETMKHLPEAPFPLARNKSVPQPNLQSPSNPSTENLPGNLHSLPFTAQSVPSADGAGISPPEVLVMPGVSDSKRDPRRDPRRLDPRRTVAPAATSPMQMTVEITSVHQTNSLSNTLSPLHGKIEKCADYSADPPKNEDEEHPSSKPHQPMDEERSEFLDDSTEPETKFEVYPPVEAGFPSSDVNEEMNNPLTPEAISNNGSDSTDLEVGPFSPVSKTSTPEDTNHELPLLPSHLELSDSEKISLHKLAIGRIIDDYKKNSINSRFSLLAHLVAQSTADDNIMDLIQMHIILHNHDQKGHELAMHVLYQLQCVNVADAPESSISISEHYEKFFISLAKLLIDVLPASDKSFSKLLCDAPCLPESLFRFLEGLCMSQGNNQQTKDNEGDRVTQGLGTVWSLILGRPPLRQACLDIVLKCAIHSQDEVRGKAVRLVAKKLYDLTYASEKVEQFATDSLLAIANKHGVSTDVNFTTSKESTSEVEVSNQEASVSGSQISESGSTKTSLISPKQSAISVSEAKRHTSLFFALCTKRPTLLRQLFNVYGGSPKVVKQCIHWHIPTLVRNLGSSCPEMLDIIHSPPEGSEELVTMILQTLTEESNPSANLVVAVKHLYETKLKDASILIPLLSSFPKEEVLPIFPRLVDLSPDRFQDALARILQGSAHTGPALTPAEVLIAIHDINPEKDKVPLKKVIDACTACFEQRTVFTQQVLEKALNKLVDNVPIPLLFMRTVIQALDAFPALVDFVMGILSRLVNKQIWKMPKLWVGFLKLAYQTQPRSFDVLLQLPPPQLEVALNKYPNLPSHLSSFVNRQNLHNKLPRHTLNILGFLNEPQQAPMPFAPAALQTADTTSSLPGANIM, from the exons CAGTTGTTAAGCAATCTATAGCTAGTGGGACAAATTTATTTGCTGCTGTATTGGAAGAGATGGCACTTCAG GTTAACGAGTGTGGAAGAGTTGATGCTTGGCTTGAAGAGATGTGGGCTTGGATGAACCAGTTCAAGGATGCAGTATGTGTTATGATGCGTGAG CCTGTTCCTATTGCATCTAAACTACTTGCTGTAAAGTTCATTGAAACATGGATCTTGTGCCTCACACCTCAATCCAACAGTGACCGAATGCAGCCAATCGAAG GAAAGAATCGTAGGTTTGATGCTTCACGACTAGCTAAATTTCACCCAAGCCTTGATCCCGTTGTTCTGGAAGCTGATGCAAACAGGACTTTCATCATCCTTGTGGATATTGTGCAATCAGCTTATGCTCATAGAGGATCCTTCCTAGTTGGCACCATTAATTC TCTTGCAGCTATTGGAAAGAGTAGGCCGGTTTACTATGACCGTGCCCTTTCAGTGTTGTTTGGGTTTGACCCTAATTTGGAGACTTCAAAAGGAGCTCATTCAGGAAGCCTGAAATATTCCCTGAAAACAGCTTTTTTAGGGTTTCTACGTAGTCCTTGCCAGGCAATGCTTGAG TCCAAGGACGTTCTAGTAAGGCGCCTTCGAGCTCTGAGCCCAGGTGAAGCAACAGAACAGATTATTAGGCAGGCAGAGAAGATGTCTAGAAATATAGAGCGCGCTTGTCGTACTAACAAG GACGAGCATCCAACATGGGAGATGTCGTATGGCGATGTGAATCGAAAGAATTCTACAGGCAGATCAAGTGACACTCTTGCTATGGCCGAGGGCATGGCTAAGAGAGCAAGATTTGATAGCTCTGCAGCTTCGAATCCCCTAGTTCAGGGAATACCTGATTATTCTGATATGCAGATTGAAAATGATGCCAATATGGGTCATTCCTCTGACCCATCTCTCTTGAGTACTGATGTATCTCCTGTTGAAAAGATGATTGAAATGATAGGTGCTTTACTTGCTGAAGGGGAAAGAGGAGCTGAATCCCTTGGTATTCTCATCTCATCAGTAGAGTCAGATGTCATGGCTGACATTGTAATTGAAACAATGAAGCATCTACCTGAAGCGCCATTTCCATTAGCTAGAAATAAGAGTGTCCCTCAACCAAATTTGCAATCCCCCTCCAATCCCTCGACAGAGAACTTACCAGGCAATCTGCACTCTTTGCCCTTCACGGCACAATCAGTACCATCGGCAGATGGAGCAGGCATTTCACCACCTGAGGTCCTTGTCATGCCTGGTGTTTCTGATTCAAAGCGTGACCCAAGAAGA GATCCTCGTCGCCTTGATCCACGGCGAACAGTTGCACCTGCTGCTACTAGTCCCATGCAGATGACGGTGGAAATTACCAGTGTGCATCAGACAAATTCTTTGTCAAATACACTTTCTCCTCTTCATGGGAAGATTGAAAAGTGTGCAGATTATTCAGCGGACCCACCAAAAAATGAAGATGAGGAGCATCCATCTTCGAAGCCTCATCAGCCAATGGACGAAGAGAGATCTGAGTTTTTGGATGATTCCACAGAACCAGAGACAAAATTTGAAGTGTACCCACCAGTGGAAGCCGGATTTCCTTCTTCTGATGTCAATGAAGAGATGAACAACCCCTTGACACCAGAAGCTATTTCAAACAACGGATCTGATAGTACGGATTTGGAGGTCGGTCCCTTTTCACCAGTCTCCAAGACATCCACACCAGAGGATACTAATCATGAGTTGCCTCTTCTTCCATCTCATTTGGAATTAAGTGACAGTGAGAAAATCTCACTGCACAAATTAGCTATTGGGCGGATAATTGATGATTACAAGAAAAATAGCATCAATTCAAGATTTTCCTTGCTCGCTCATTTGGTTGCTCAG AGTACTGCTGATGATAATATTATGGATTTGATTCAGATGCACATTATCTTGCATAATCATGATCAAAAG GGGCATGAACTGGCTATGCATGTGTTGTATCAGCTGCAGTGTGTCAATGTTGCTGATGCTCCAGAAAGTTCTATATCTATTTCTGAACATTACGAGAAGTTCTTTATATCACTT GCAAAGTTGTTGATTGACGTGCTTCCTGCTTCAGATAAATCTTTCAGTAAACTTCTATGTGATGCCCCATGTTTGCCTGAGTCTCTGTTTAGATTCCTTGAGGGTCTTTGCATGTCACAAGGCAACAACCAACAAACAAAGGACAATGAGGGTGACCGTGTCACTCAAGGCCTGGGAACAGTATGGAGTCTTATTTTAGGGCGGCCTCCACTGCGGCAAGCTTGCTTGGATATTGTTCTGAAG TGTGCTATTCACTCTCAAGATGAAGTCAGAGGAAAGGCGGTTAGATTG GTTGCGAAAAAGCTCTATGATCTAACATATGCATCAGAAAAAGTTGAGCAGTTTGCCACGGACAGTCTTCTGGCAATTGCTAATAAGCATGGTGTGTCGACAGATGTTAACTTCACAACCTCAAAAGAATCTACATCTGAG GTTGAAGTAAGCAACCAGGAAGCTTCAGTTAGTGGTTCCCAGATTTCGGAAAGTGGATCTACTAAGACCTCTCTGATTTCACCTAAACAATCAGCAATATCGGTATCCGAGGCCAAACGCCACACTTCATTATTTTTTGCACTTTGCACAAAG AGACCTACTCTTCTTCGACAGCTGTTCAATGTTTATGGAGGGTCTCCAAAAGTTGTTAAGCAG TGTATCCATTGGCATATACCTACTCTTGTAAGAAATCTGGGATCCTCATGTCCTGAGATGCTGGACATTATCCATAGTCCACCTGAAGGCAGTGAGGAACTTGTTACTATG ATACTGCAAACACTGACCGAAGAATCAAATCCTTCAGCCAACCTGGTCGTGGCTGTTAAACATCTATATGAGACCAAGCTGAAG GATGCGTCTATTCTCATTCCATTGCTATCCTCATTTCCGAAGGAAGAG GTGCTGCCTATATTTCCGAGACTAGTTGATCTCTCACCTGACAGGTTCCAAGACGCACTTGCTCGGATATTGCAG GGATCTGCTCATACTGGGCCAGCGTTAACCCCTGCTGAAGTTCTGATTGCAATTCATGATATTAATCCAGAAAAGGACAAAGTTCCTCTAAAGAAG GTCATAGATGCTTGTACTGCTTGCTTTGAGCAGCGCACGGTATTTACTCAGCAAGTTCTAGAAAAGGCACTAAATAAATTG GTCGACAATGTACCGATTCCTCTTCTTTTTATGAGAACAGTTATTCAAGCACTCGATGCTTTCCCAGCTTTG GTTGATTTTGTCATGGGGATACTTTCCAGGCTTGTCAATAAGCAG ATCTGGAAAATGCCAAAGCTGTGGGTTGGCTTCTTAAAATTGGCATACCAGACCCAACCACGCTCTTTTGATGTTTTACTACAG TTACCTCCACCACAGCTTGAAGTTGCATTGAATAAGTACCCGAATCTTCCATCACATCTTTCTTCCTTTGTTAATCGGCAGAACTTGCACAACAAGTTGCCCAG ACATACTTTGAATATTTTGGGCTTCCTTAACGAACCACAGCAGGCACCAATGCCATTTGCGCCCGCTGCATTACAAACAGCAGACACGACTTCCTCTCTTCCTGGTGCAAACATAATGTGA